One genomic region from Nostoc sphaeroides encodes:
- a CDS encoding glycoside hydrolase family 10 protein codes for MKRFVKWCVEFHSWWNIRQSRKSLLFAVIASLSVVATVMLSFPLNAQINLPPTSASELRGVWLTNIDSDVLFERDRLKGSLQRLDELNFNTIYPAVWNWGYTLYPSKVAAKVIGRSLDPTPGLKGRDILKEIVDVGHQKGLTVIPWFEFGFMAPADSLLAKNRPQWLTSKSDGTRIIKEGTHNRVWLNPFRPEVQQFIQDLIVEIVRNYNIDGIQFDDHFGLPSELGYDAYTVALYKKEHRGKAPSKNFKDPEWVRWRANKITEFMKRVFTAIKATKKNCLVSVAPNPQRFSYDFFLADWQKWERLGIIEDLVLQIYRDDLNIFISELEYPEVKAAKSHIPVSVGILAGLKNRSVPMQQIQTQVQKVRDRNFAGVSFFFYETLWNMSKEKPQERQTGFQKIFPTPTAYPNLLAGWKP; via the coding sequence ATGAAAAGGTTTGTAAAGTGGTGTGTTGAGTTTCATTCTTGGTGGAATATTCGCCAAAGTAGAAAGTCTCTTTTGTTTGCTGTTATAGCTAGCTTGAGTGTAGTTGCTACGGTGATGCTATCGTTTCCCTTAAACGCTCAAATTAATCTGCCGCCTACGTCAGCATCTGAGTTAAGGGGAGTGTGGTTAACAAATATTGATAGTGATGTGTTATTTGAGCGCGATCGCCTCAAGGGATCTTTGCAACGCCTTGACGAACTCAATTTTAACACCATATATCCGGCGGTTTGGAATTGGGGATATACGTTGTATCCTAGCAAAGTTGCGGCCAAAGTTATTGGGCGATCGCTCGATCCCACACCCGGACTCAAAGGACGAGATATTCTCAAAGAAATTGTTGATGTGGGACATCAAAAAGGGTTAACAGTGATTCCCTGGTTTGAATTTGGCTTTATGGCACCAGCAGATTCTCTATTAGCTAAAAATCGTCCCCAATGGCTCACTAGTAAAAGTGACGGGACGCGGATTATCAAAGAAGGGACACATAATCGCGTTTGGCTAAATCCCTTTCGCCCAGAAGTACAACAATTTATTCAAGATTTAATTGTTGAAATTGTTAGAAACTACAATATCGATGGTATTCAATTTGATGACCATTTTGGCTTACCATCAGAATTAGGATACGATGCTTACACAGTGGCACTTTACAAAAAAGAACACCGTGGTAAAGCTCCCTCCAAAAACTTTAAAGATCCAGAATGGGTGCGCTGGAGAGCTAATAAAATCACGGAGTTTATGAAACGGGTATTTACAGCCATTAAAGCTACTAAAAAAAATTGCCTGGTTTCTGTTGCTCCTAATCCTCAACGTTTTTCCTACGACTTCTTTTTAGCAGACTGGCAGAAATGGGAACGGCTGGGAATTATTGAAGACTTAGTTTTGCAGATATATCGTGATGACTTGAATATTTTTATCAGCGAATTAGAGTATCCAGAAGTGAAAGCGGCCAAGAGCCATATTCCTGTGAGTGTCGGTATTCTGGCTGGGTTAAAAAACCGATCTGTGCCGATGCAACAAATTCAGACACAAGTGCAAAAAGTACGCGATCGCAATTTCGCTGGAGTCTCTTTCTTTTTCTATGAAACCCTCTGGAATATGAGCAAAGAAAAGCCACAAGAGCGTCAAACTGGTTTCCAGAAAATTTTCCCCACACCAACGGCTTACCCGAATTTGTTAGCAGGTTGGAAACCATAA
- a CDS encoding DUF6887 family protein → MEPTPKQAISTNSGVLSTYQSYKRIDLVRLDERTRNVYILEHRNDDEAFHIYIDRRRAQSPKQMPMTIEEAEADLQRRFGQQAS, encoded by the coding sequence ATGGAGCCTACACCCAAACAAGCAATATCCACAAATTCGGGTGTGCTATCAACTTACCAGAGTTATAAACGAATAGACCTTGTAAGATTAGACGAGCGCACCAGAAATGTTTATATTTTGGAGCATCGCAACGACGATGAAGCATTCCATATCTACATCGACAGGAGACGTGCCCAATCTCCAAAACAGATGCCGATGACAATTGAGGAAGCGGAAGCTGATTTACAGAGACGGTTTGGACAGCAAGCTAGTTAA
- a CDS encoding site-2 protease family protein, whose protein sequence is MFTLSETSILAAILLVALGILGWGFYRARPFGKLGILAWLQSVVLMTPWLLFFGLFAAGIYINIAGILFLVVTSAGLYVYLGRQLRAAGQDAILKQRATERLAAASSLKANSPQPKVAELKPEIPPIPEEDLNAVKGIFGIDTFFATETIAYQDGAIFKGNLRGEPEETHNRLTASLRQRLGDQYRLFLVENTDGRPVVIVLPSRNDPKPMLRSQKAFAGILLIATIATSLEAAGLLLNFDFFGNPGRFQEALPIGAGIFAILIAHEIGHWLLAQRHQIRLSWPFFLPAVQIGSFGAITRFESLLPNRKVLFDIALAGPAAGGIVSLLMLVTGLVLSHPGSLFQLPNQFFQGSILVGSLARVVLGSALQSPLVSVHPLVIIGWLGLVINALNLMPAGQLDGGRIVQAIYGRKTAGRATVATLILLALVSLGNTLAMYWAIVIFFLQRDQERPSLNEVTEPDDARAALGLLALFLMITTLLPLTPGLAGRLGIG, encoded by the coding sequence ATGTTTACTTTATCAGAAACTTCTATCCTAGCGGCAATCCTACTGGTAGCTTTAGGCATTTTGGGCTGGGGCTTTTATCGCGCCAGACCTTTTGGTAAACTGGGAATCTTAGCCTGGTTACAGTCGGTGGTGTTGATGACTCCCTGGCTCCTGTTTTTTGGATTGTTTGCCGCAGGGATTTACATCAATATAGCGGGTATATTGTTCTTAGTGGTGACATCCGCCGGATTGTACGTCTACTTGGGCAGACAGTTACGCGCAGCTGGGCAAGATGCCATCCTCAAGCAACGCGCCACCGAAAGACTCGCTGCTGCTTCCTCACTTAAAGCAAATTCCCCACAACCAAAAGTAGCAGAACTGAAACCGGAGATCCCACCGATACCAGAAGAAGACTTGAATGCAGTTAAAGGTATTTTCGGTATCGATACGTTTTTTGCTACAGAAACGATCGCTTACCAAGATGGAGCCATTTTCAAAGGCAATTTGCGGGGAGAACCAGAAGAGACTCACAACCGTCTAACTGCAAGTTTACGGCAACGCCTTGGCGATCAATATCGCCTATTTTTAGTGGAAAATACAGATGGTAGACCTGTGGTGATTGTCCTACCCAGTCGCAATGATCCCAAGCCGATGTTGCGATCGCAAAAAGCTTTTGCAGGTATTCTGTTGATAGCGACCATTGCCACAAGTTTAGAAGCTGCGGGATTACTGCTGAATTTTGATTTCTTTGGCAATCCAGGGCGGTTTCAAGAAGCTTTGCCCATAGGCGCTGGGATATTTGCGATTTTAATAGCTCACGAAATCGGTCATTGGTTACTTGCACAGCGTCACCAAATCCGCCTTAGCTGGCCTTTCTTTCTGCCGGCTGTCCAAATTGGTTCCTTTGGTGCAATTACCCGCTTTGAATCTCTATTACCCAACCGCAAGGTATTATTTGATATTGCCTTGGCAGGGCCAGCCGCAGGTGGTATTGTCTCTTTGTTAATGCTGGTGACGGGCTTGGTGCTTTCTCACCCAGGTAGTTTATTTCAATTACCAAATCAGTTTTTCCAAGGGTCGATTTTGGTGGGAAGTTTGGCGCGAGTTGTCCTTGGTTCGGCGTTGCAGTCACCCCTGGTAAGTGTTCATCCCTTAGTGATAATTGGTTGGCTGGGGTTAGTAATTAACGCTTTGAACTTAATGCCAGCCGGACAACTCGATGGTGGGCGCATTGTTCAGGCGATTTATGGACGCAAAACCGCAGGACGAGCAACAGTAGCAACTTTAATTTTACTAGCACTAGTGTCTCTCGGTAATACTCTTGCCATGTACTGGGCGATCGTAATTTTCTTTTTGCAACGAGATCAAGAACGCCCCAGCTTGAATGAAGTCACTGAACCCGATGATGCTAGAGCCGCTTTGGGGCTTTTGGCTCTATTCTTGATGATTACCACGCTTCTACCCTTAACTCCCGGTTTGGCTGGGCGTTTGGGAATAGGATAG
- a CDS encoding DUF6174 domain-containing protein, whose product MRLPIAISTILVASLGLSTPVISQPPIQVAQKLASTSFVLEQFKINYRLWRRKNISNYRYEFTRSCYCSPKSTEPVIIEVRNGVTTSITYKDAKKPVDKGLFQKYNTIPKLFNIIKNAFIQKADNLTVQYNPILGYPTQINIDYDNQRTDDTIFFTISNLQQIE is encoded by the coding sequence ATGCGCTTACCAATTGCAATTAGTACCATTTTAGTCGCGTCTTTGGGTTTGAGTACACCTGTAATATCTCAACCTCCTATACAGGTAGCCCAAAAACTAGCGTCTACTAGTTTTGTCTTAGAACAATTTAAGATTAATTATCGATTATGGAGACGAAAAAACATCTCTAACTATCGCTATGAATTTACTAGAAGTTGCTATTGTTCACCCAAATCCACAGAACCAGTGATTATTGAAGTCCGCAATGGAGTAACGACTTCCATTACTTATAAAGATGCTAAAAAGCCAGTAGATAAAGGATTATTTCAAAAATATAATACAATTCCTAAACTCTTTAATATCATTAAAAATGCGTTCATTCAAAAAGCAGACAACTTGACTGTACAATATAACCCAATACTTGGCTACCCCACTCAAATTAACATCGATTATGATAACCAAAGAACTGATGATACAATATTCTTTACAATTAGTAATCTGCAACAGATCGAGTAA
- the speB gene encoding agmatinase SpeB: MSNQLQDYNPSGIGEVNGNLLGLPCDYESANLIVFGVPWEVTVSYGAGTANGPQRILDASTQLDLFDFDNPDGWKQGIFMVEIPQDILEKNTYYRALAAKIIERLAQGKQLSDTPDLTPVLREINQAGQQVNQWLFENCQQAINKGKRVAVIGGDHSSPLGYFQALAAEYTNYGILHIDAHADLRDAYEGFEFSHASIMFNAMKIPQISKLVQVGLRDISHDEVQMIDQSSDRIIAYYDPAIKQKLYSGTTWLDLCREIISHLPEYVYISFDVDGLDPKLCPSTGTPVPGGLELEQTFCLFRELVNSGRKIIGFDICEVGDAEWDGNVGARVVYKLANLMDLSQHNS, translated from the coding sequence ATGAGTAATCAACTACAAGACTACAATCCTAGCGGCATAGGTGAAGTAAATGGCAACCTCTTAGGTTTGCCCTGCGATTATGAGTCTGCAAACCTGATTGTCTTTGGTGTGCCGTGGGAAGTCACTGTTTCTTATGGTGCAGGCACAGCTAACGGCCCACAGCGAATTCTCGATGCTTCAACTCAACTAGATTTGTTCGATTTTGATAACCCTGATGGTTGGAAGCAGGGAATTTTTATGGTGGAAATTCCCCAAGATATTTTAGAGAAGAATACATATTACCGCGCCTTGGCAGCAAAAATTATTGAGCGATTAGCCCAAGGTAAACAACTCTCAGATACACCTGATTTAACCCCTGTTCTTAGAGAAATTAATCAGGCTGGCCAACAGGTTAATCAATGGCTGTTTGAAAATTGTCAGCAAGCAATTAACAAGGGTAAGCGAGTTGCAGTGATTGGTGGAGATCACAGTTCGCCGTTAGGTTATTTCCAAGCATTAGCGGCTGAGTACACAAACTATGGCATTTTACACATTGATGCCCACGCAGATTTACGCGATGCTTATGAGGGATTTGAGTTTTCCCATGCGTCGATTATGTTTAATGCGATGAAAATACCGCAAATTTCCAAGCTAGTGCAAGTGGGTTTGCGTGATATTAGTCATGATGAAGTGCAAATGATAGACCAATCTAGCGATCGCATTATTGCATATTACGACCCAGCCATTAAACAAAAGCTTTACTCTGGAACAACTTGGCTTGATTTATGCCGAGAAATTATCAGTCATTTACCTGAGTATGTTTACATTAGCTTTGATGTAGATGGTTTAGATCCAAAACTCTGTCCGAGTACAGGTACTCCTGTTCCAGGTGGGTTGGAATTAGAGCAAACATTTTGTCTGTTCCGGGAATTGGTTAATAGTGGGAGAAAAATTATTGGCTTTGATATCTGCGAAGTCGGTGATGCTGAGTGGGATGGTAATGTTGGGGCGCGGGTAGTTTACAAGCTGGCGAATTTGATGGATTTATCTCAGCATAATTCGTAA